A single genomic interval of Trachemys scripta elegans isolate TJP31775 chromosome 3, CAS_Tse_1.0, whole genome shotgun sequence harbors:
- the SLC30A1 gene encoding zinc transporter 1 — protein sequence MADNGAGEPRQPRYRRVRLMCMLALTFLFFVVEVVVSRVTASLAMLSDSFHMLSDVMALVVALVAVRFAQRTRATHKNTFGWVRAEVMGALVNAVFLTALCFTILLEAIERFTEPHEIQQPVVVIGVGAAGLLVNLLGLCLFHQHGGGGHGHSHGGSQHHRSGSRTKLERSSGDGDAVLRKEETNTLVENCSSTNGVNQEKLGDGKAELQANGSIGPNSLDIEVEEDSSGQLNMRGVFLHVLGDALGSVIVVVNASVFYFYWNPCPKDGPCLNPCVNSHCIENATVAPLLDSAALPIQEGIHVAGPCWVLYLDPALCLIMVCILLYTTYPLLKESALILLQTVPKQIDIYSLNLKLRKLEGVEAVHELHVWQLAGSRIIGTAHIKCHDPASYMKVAKHIKEIFHDEGIHATTIQPEFSSVGSESGVGKCAFPCRTQCALKQCCGTAEGSTEKKTKTSSIAISCSEIIIDSPHHKARRTKSESIPAVRLEADDDPDTQFESSL from the exons ATGGCGGACAACGGGGCGGGCGAGCCCCGGCAGCCCCGCTACCGCCGGGTGCGGCTGATGTGCATGCTGGCGCTCACCTTCCTCTTCTTcgtggtggaggtggtggtgagcCGGGTCACCGCCTCGCTGGCCATGCTCTCGGACTCCTTCCACATGCTGTCCGACGTCATGGCCCTGGTGGTGGCCCTGGTGGCCGTGCGCTTCGCCCAGCGCACCCGCGCCACCCACAAGAACACCTTCGGCTGGGTGCGGGCCGAGGTGATGGGCGCCTTGGTCAACGCGGTCTTCCTCACCGCCCTCTGCTTCACCATCCTGCTGGAGGCCATCGAGCGCTTCACCGAGCCCCACGAGATCCAGCAGCCGGTCGTGGTGATTGgcgtgggagctgcggggctccTCGTCAACCTGCTGGggctctgcctcttccaccaGCACGGAGGTGGGGGGCACGGGCACTCGCACGGCGGGAGCCAGCACCACCGCAGCGGCAGCCGCACCAAATTGGAGCGGTCTTCGGGGGACGGTGATGCTGTGCTGCGCAAGGAGGAGACCAACACGCTGGTGGAGAATTGCAGCAGCACCAATGGAGTCAACCAGGAGAAGCTAG GTGATGGCAAGGCAGAACTACAAGCAAATGGGAGCATTGGTCCTAACTCTCTGGACATTGAGGTTGAAGAAGACTCCAGTGGACAGCTTAACATGCGTGGAGTTTTTCTGCATGTGCTTGGAGATGCCTTGGGTTCAGTGATTGTGGTGGTGAATGCCTCGGTCTTTTACTTTTATTGGAACCCATGCCCCAAAGATGGGCCCTGTTTAAATCCATGTGTCAATAGCCATTGCATAGAAAATGCTACTGTAGCCCCACTGCTTGACAGTGCTGCTCTACCCATACAAGAGGGTATTCATGTAGCTGGTCCCTGCTGGGTGCTGTATTTAGATCCCGCTCTTTGTCTGATAATGGTTTGTATACTCCTTTACACAACTTATCCATTACTTAAGGAATCTGCCCTTATCCTTTTGCAAACTGTTCCCAAACAAATTGATATTTATTCTTTGAACTTGAAACTACGTAAACTTGAAGGAGTTGAAGCAGTCCATGAACTACATGTTTGGCAGCTGGCAGGCAGCAGGATCATTGGTACTGCTCACATAAAATGTCATGACCCTGCATCATACATGAAAGTGGCAAAGCACATTAAAGAGATTTTTCATGATGAAGGGATCCATGCCACTACAATTCAGCCTGAGTTTTCCAGTGTAGGCTCTGAATCGGGGGTTGGCAAATGTGCGTTTCCCTGCAGAACTCAGTGTGCTCTGAAGCAGTGTTGTGGGACAGCAGAAGGCAGTACTGAAAAGAAGACAAAGACCTCTTCAATTGCTATTTCATGCTCAGAAATAATCATTGACTCTCCACACCACAAAGCTAGGAGGACTAAATCGGAAAGTATACCTGCTGTTAGGCTAGAGGCAGACGATGACCCAGACACACAATTTGAATCATCTTTGTAA